In the genome of Ureibacillus sp. FSL W7-1570, the window GCGCAGGAAATTTGAGAGGAGCTGTCCTTAGTACGAGAGGACCGGGATGGACACACCGCTGGTGTACCAGTTGTCTTGCCAAAGGCACAGCTGGGTAGCTATGTGTGGACGGGATAAGTGCTGAAAGCATCTAAGCATGAAGCCCCCCTCAAGATGAGATTTCCCATTGCATAAGCAAGTAAGATCCCTCAAAGACGATGAGGTAGATAGGTCCGAGGTGGAAGCACGGTGACGTGTGGAGCTGACGGATACTAATCGATCGAGGACTTAACCAAAAGAAAAGCTTTCAATGCCGTTATCCAGTTTTGAGAGAACAACCTCTCAGTCCTTGTGAAGTGATGATGGCAAAGAGGTCACACCCGTTCCCATACCGAACACGGAAGTTAAGCTCTTTAGCGCCGATGGTAGTTGGGGGCTTCCCCCTGCGAGAGTAGGACGTCGCTTCGCAAGCAGAAACACCACGAAAGTGGTGTTTTTTTATTGCCCAAAATAAGCCCCCAACTACCAAAGACCGGAGGTCAGCTCGGCGCGATACAGAAACAGGAATAAAAGAGTCAAGCAGAAGAACCATTAGTAGTAGACGAGAAGCACGGGGACCAAGAAGATCAAGGAAGTGAGGCGGCACGGAGCGCAAGCGTCGGGTACGTGAGCACCGGACCGCCGAAACTGACGAGAGTAGCCGGTCAACGTGCTTCGTAGTTCGCGCCGATGGTAATTGGGGGAATCCCCTGCGAGAGTGGGACGTAGTTAATAAAAATTACTATTTTAGTTTTCTGCATTTTATTTATTAAAACTAAAAATCTTTACAAAGAAAGACCGAAAGTTTATTCATTTTTATATGGAGGCAGAATTTAAATAAAAATAAAAAGTATTAAGAAGATACAAGAAAATCAAGAAAGTTTCGTACCCACCATCCCCCCACCAAAAAAACAACTATTCTGTTTTAGTCTAAAAAACAGAAATCAACAGTACATAAAAACTCCACTTTCACAAGCCATTTTTGATCAAACAATAGCAATTTTCATAATTAATGTGAAAAAGAACAAAATAAAGCTAGTTTGACACACTTCATCATTTGAAAAAACATGTAGACAATTTTCAATAATCCGAATACTTTTTCTATTTATCAGATTCTTGACACTGGGAAAACATGTTGTTAATCTTACTAATAATATTCGTTTATACTAGGAGGAATAATCGAAATGTGGGAGACGAAGTTTGCCAAAGAAGGCTTAACGTTTGACGATGTATTGTTAGTACCAGCGCATTCAACAGTATTGCCTAAAGAAGTTGATATATCTGTGCAACTGACGCCAAAAATCAAATTAAATATTCCGATTATTAGTGCGGGAATGGACACAGTCACTGAGTCAAAAATGGCAATCGCCATGGCACGTCAAGGTGGGCTTGGAATCATCCACAAAAACATGTCCATTGAAGAACAGGCAGAAGAAGTCGAAAAAGTAAAGCGTTCAGAAAATGGGGTTATTACCAATCCTTTCTTTTTAACACCTCAACATCAGGTATTTGATGCTGAACATTTAATGGGTAAATATCGCATTTCGGGTGTTCCAATTGTAAATAATGAAGAAGAACAAAAATTAGTTGGAATTATTACGAATCGTGATTTGCGCTTCATTTCCGATTATTCATTGAGAATCGAAGAAGTCATGACAAAAGAAGATTTGATCACAGCTCCTGTAGGAACGACATTGGAAGAAGCAGAAAAAATCCTGCAAAAATATAAAATCGAAAAACTTCCAATTGTAGATGAAGAAGGAAAATTAAAAGGGTTAATCACAATAAAAGATATTGAAAAAGTGATTGAGTTCCCTAATGCAGCAAAAGACAGCATCGGACGATTGATTGTTGGCGCGGCGGTTGGCGTTTCAAGTGATACGTATGCCCGTGTGAAAAAATTAGTGGAAGCGCAAGTGGATATTATTGTGATCGATACGGCTCACGGTCATTCCCAAGGCGTTATTGATACTGTAAAAAATATTCGCAAAGAGTATCCGGATTTGGAAATTATCGCTGGTAACGTGGCGACTGCAGAAGCAACTCGTGCATTATATGAAGCTGGAGCGGATGTGGTAAAAGTAGGTATCGGCCCTGGATCCATCTGTACGACTCGGGTTGTTGCAGGTGTAGGTGTACCACAAATTACAGCCATTTACGATTGTGCTACAGTAGCCCGTGAATATGGCAAAACGATTATTGCCGACGGTGGTATCAAATATTCCGGTGATATCGTAAAAGCTCTTGCAGCAGGTGGACATGCCGTAATGCTTGGTTCATTGCTTGCCGGTACAACTGAATCACCAGGGGAAACAGAAATTTTCCAAGGACGCCGTTTCAAAGTATACCGCGGTATGGGTTCCCTTTCTGCGATGGAACAAGGTTCAAAAGATCGTTATTTCCAAGAAGATGCAAAAAAATTGGTGCCTGAAGGTATTGAAGGACGTGTACCATACAAAGGGCCTCTTGCTGATACAATCCATCAATTGGTCGGCGGAGTTCGTTCAGGTATGGGATACTGCGGCGCGCCAAACTTGGAACATTTGCGCGAGTA includes:
- the guaB gene encoding IMP dehydrogenase, with amino-acid sequence MWETKFAKEGLTFDDVLLVPAHSTVLPKEVDISVQLTPKIKLNIPIISAGMDTVTESKMAIAMARQGGLGIIHKNMSIEEQAEEVEKVKRSENGVITNPFFLTPQHQVFDAEHLMGKYRISGVPIVNNEEEQKLVGIITNRDLRFISDYSLRIEEVMTKEDLITAPVGTTLEEAEKILQKYKIEKLPIVDEEGKLKGLITIKDIEKVIEFPNAAKDSIGRLIVGAAVGVSSDTYARVKKLVEAQVDIIVIDTAHGHSQGVIDTVKNIRKEYPDLEIIAGNVATAEATRALYEAGADVVKVGIGPGSICTTRVVAGVGVPQITAIYDCATVAREYGKTIIADGGIKYSGDIVKALAAGGHAVMLGSLLAGTTESPGETEIFQGRRFKVYRGMGSLSAMEQGSKDRYFQEDAKKLVPEGIEGRVPYKGPLADTIHQLVGGVRSGMGYCGAPNLEHLREYSQFVRITNAGLRESHPHTVQITKEAPNYSLQ